In Ornithodoros turicata isolate Travis chromosome 1, ASM3712646v1, whole genome shotgun sequence, the DNA window TGAATATGAGAGAAGCGAGAGTCCGGTGCCGGGAACTTTGCAAGCGGAGATGACGTGTGCCGGGATATTTTGGAGCGCTGGCACGGCAGACAGGATTGGACCCAGCGCTTGACGTCGCGGTGCATGTTGGGCCAGACGTAGCGAGCCGATACCAGCTTATGTGTAGCCCGGACACCGGGATGGGCCGCGCCGTGGAGTTGGTCGAAAATAGCACGGCGGATCGTTTGCGGGAGAAAAGGGCGGGGAGTGCCGGTAGACACGTCACACCAGACGGTTGACGAAGCTCCAGGCAGCGCGACGTTCCTGAGGTCAAGACGTGTTGGCGAAGAGCGGTAAGAGGCCAACTCGGGATCCTGAAGCTGCAGATCGGCGATGACGTCGAGTGACAAGGCAGGGGTGGTAGCGGCGGCGATGTCTACGCGACTGAGAGCGTCGGCAACGGAGTTTTGTAGACCGGAGAGATGGCGTATATCAGTCGAGAACTCCGACACAAAGGCAAGGTGGCGTTGCTCTCGTGTGGTGTAGTTGGCACCGGACGAACGGAAGGCATAGATGAGGGGTTTATGGTCCGTGAAGATGGTAAAGACACGGCCTTCCACAAAGTGCCGGAAGTGTTTGACGCTGAGGTATATGGCGAGCAGTTCGCGTCCAAACGTACTGTAGCGTGTTTCCGCAGGGCGCAATTTGCGTGAAAAGAAACCGATGGGAGTCCAATCATCCGAGTCGTCAGACATCTTCTGCTGGAGCACGGCGCCCACGGCAGTAGCCGAAGCGTCTACCATCATGCAAGTTGGGGCATCTAGGCGAGGATGGGCAAGGAGGGTGGCGTTTGCCAAAGCCTCCTTGATTCTGTCGAATGCAGTGATGGAGTCGGCAGTCCAGGCCAGTGGTTGGGACGCTGGAGACTTGGTGGTGAGGAACCGCTCCAATGGGCGAAGGATCTGAGCGCAACGCGGGATGAAGCGGCGGTAAAAATTCGCTAATCCCAGGAATTTGCGGAACTGGCTGAGAGATGTTGGCCGGGGAAACTCTGCGATTGCCTTGACTTTTGATGGGAGTGGTGTGAGGCCATCCGCAGAAATCCTATGACCCAGAAAGTCCAAGGAAGAGACGCCAAATTCGCTCTTGCTGGCGTTAATAATAATTCCGTACTCGGAGAGACGAGAGAAAAGCTTGTGCAGATGGATGATGTGCTCCTCTTCGGAGTGACTGGCAACGAGGATGGCATCGATGTATGCAAAAACAAATGGCAAACCTCTGGTGACGGAATCTATGCAGCGCTGGAATGATTGGGCGGCATTCCGTAACCCGAAGGGCATCCGTGGGAATTCAAACAAGCCAAACGGTGTTGTTATGGCTGTTTTTGGGATGTCGGCTTCCGCAACGGGTATCTGGTGGTAAGCGCGCACCAAATCAAGCTTCGAGAAAATCGTCGCGCCATGAAGGAATGCCGTGAAATCATGGACATGAGGGATGGGATACTGATCGGGGATGGTAACCCGATTAAGCGCTCTATAGTCCCCACATGGCCGCCAGTCACCGGTTTTCTTTGGGACCATGTGGAGAGCAGAGGCCCAGCTGCTTGATGATGGACGAATAATGCCCATTTCCAACATGTGGTCAAATTCGTCCTTCGCAATTTTCAGCTTCTCCGGCGGTAGTCTACGGGGGCGGCAGAAGACGGGAGGACCCTTTGTCTCGATGTGGTGAACCACACTGTGCGGTTCAGGCTTCGACCAATCTGGTGGGCGCGTGAGTTGAGGGAACTCCTTGAGGACGGCAAGGTAGGGATTACCGTCAGCTTGGAAGACTGACACGCCCAGAGACTGATGGGACGATCGTATGCCGGAGACAGTGAGGCTGGTGGCAGAGTCAATGAGTCGGTGGTTGCGCATATCGACGAGCAGCTGATGGTTATTAAGAAAGTCTGCGCCGAGAATGGGGTGAGAGACAGCCGCAACCAGGAAGAGCCAACGGAACACACGGCGGAGACCCAGGTTCAATGTGAGGGAGCGTTGACAATACACGGGGATCTTAGATCCGTTAACAGCGGTGAGGTGGAAGAGAGGTGGCTGTTGGCGTTCGTTTCCGCTCGCTGGCAATACGCTCACCTCCGCGCCGGTGTCCACAAGGAAGCGGCGGGCTGATGTTTTGTCCCGTATATAAAATAGGCGACTGGACTGGGAGGATGGACCATTGGTCGCCATCAATGGCCCGCGGGCGGGTTTCCCTGCTGCCAAGAACATGGTAGTAGGCAATGACGGGCCTCGGCGCCAAACTTGCGATGGTACCAGCAAATCGTCGTCGCCGGGCTTCCGTCGCGGTCTCTGCTATTCGAGCGGCTAGGAGAATAGCGCCGTGGACTACGACTGAAACGGCGGCGACGGTAGGGTTGACGAGTTTGCTGCGGTGGAGCGTGTGATGCTGCAATTAGAGAGGCAAGCGCGCGGAACTCGCGGCAAAGCTCTTCTAATTGCGGAGAGCCAGAAGGGCTTGCCGCTGCAGACGGTGTTGGAAGAACGGGGTGTTGTGGTGCAGCGGTGGCAGCGATGGACGGGGTGGCGACCTCAACAACCGCATCTGCGAGCGTAGCCAGCTGGTCGAGTGACATGTTCGCTGCAGTTGCCAGAACCATTTGAACGTTCTGTGGCCGACGTTGTAAAAATAGTTCACGGAGAAGAACGTCGTCCAGGGTAGCGGAATTGTCGCCAAACAGCTGCCGCATTCGGCGAAGTAGCTGTGTGGGGCGGCGGTCTCCCAGCTCTTCAGCGGATAGCAGTTGTTGAAGGCGGGACCGGCTGGAGGAGGTGGTGCGTTGCAGGAGGGCTTGCTTGAGCTGGTCGTAAGGTGTGGTTGGCGAGGAGTTGGCGAGGACGTCGTACACCTCATCGGCCGCAGGTGGGGTGAGGGCGGAGGTGACGTGGTAAAATTTCGTCAGTTGTGATGTTACGCCAGCGAGATGAAATTGCGCCTCCGCTTGGATAAACCACGCGGCCGGGTTGCGGTCAAAAAATTGTGGTAACTTGACAGCCACTGCAGATAAGGATGGGTTCGATGGAGGCGACGGGTGGGCTTGATGGTCGACGGACATGGCGGTTAAGGACGATGTTCGATcctcacgttcgggtcaccaatgttgggagctctaaataacgacaacctgttcggttagtggcgagagcccaactgatgcTTTAATGATTGTGCTCGTGAGATGGTGCCTCGCACCAGTAGCGATGTGGATGAAGGTGCTGCACTGCTACAGTATGAACCAGTAGccctccattgcgtggaattagctgcgtgaccaggTCGAGCCTGACTCTCCCAAACATGTCTGTCTGCACGAGAGCGGCCCACCGTGGCAGCGTATGGTTCGGCCTTGAACTGGGGGCACACAgacaataacaagcccggcacTGCCGGCGTGCCgagcccgtgcagggctctccATGTCTCATAATACCTCAAGACCTGAAAATCTGAAATAACATCATGAATTTTTTTCGGTGGGGATGTGCCATGGAAGGACCATCAAATCCATTTGCTGTTTTAGGAAATATTAAGCTAAAGTGTGCGGAATCTTTGACCCATCTAGTAGCATTACACCTCCAAAGTCGATTTCCGTCTGCGCACCACAGTCGTCGACTTTCTTCCGCGTGAGGCGGAGAGCGGAGACCATGAAAGTGCGTGTGTTGTTGCTAAGAGACAGACACCAGAGCTCGTAGTaatccagggtgtcgaaccgaacccgaacccgaaacgAAAACCgcacccgaaccgttatttttgccggaaccgaacccgaacctgaaccgcaattttcatgacactgttgaacccgaaccggagcagaaccgtaaaaaataatagcggtaaccggtttgCAACCAAAccgttcggacataaaagaagtcagcataagagttcctctctatccctgaacgaagacacattggtatcatgatcacgcgcctatatcatggatttcagaaattttcacctagcagtgagacgacgacgtatagtaagtatactttcagcgtctttttaaaatgttgaagcgcagttgtccttgtgagcgccgcggctagcgccccacgcacgcggtgcggagacgaggtgccacgcggacgaatgaaacaggaatggagtaggccagttatgtagctctacaggacgaatatgtgatcaaataagcgcccaagatttccgtttacacgtgagcagtataAATTAAACacgtcagaaacatgagaagtggagaaggagcgtacgcagaacagtgcctgtttgattggtcgtggtttgaaaagtaaatgtggttctgcttattcgtagtgcagttgtgtcgtgacacattgactttgtgttgtggattaactagtacactgctgtgagctcggacagagtaaggctggcaagcttattttcgacatgcttcagtacggtttcagatcgattcacgctgcgaaggcatgcagtgtgccggcaagtactgtcgtctatgttacgttgtccatcttattaggctttctttaagtgtatcttgctgtcactgtgcgtgtgaaaaaagagattttgggaacagaaagtagtaggactacaccgcttcaacagcgtggactctatttgcaataagtgttcatcgatttctcatttctctcgctaaagggctacctcaccgctagagacgtcaatgcagacaacagcagtaagctattagccacgcatttcgtGATAAAAGGAAcatatggaacatataaaacggaagcgttgaaccggttcgcgaaccggttcggggctgcgaaccggtttgcgaaccggttcgattcttggcgtggccgaaccggaactgaaccggaacgaaatcaaaacaacgcgaaccggaacccgaaccgaacccgtattttttgcggttcgacaccctggttatgTCAATGACTGTtggagaaaccgaaactgtgATGTACTTTCCACTATGCGCCTTATGTAAAACTGTGCGCCATATTTCGCCACCGACACCAAACCGGCTTCAGCGCCATGTTTGAGGATAGTCGTCATTAACTTTGGTTTCCTAGCACTGCTGGCTACTCGACGGGAACCCAGGAAGTAAGCAGTGCACCATTATTGCTTTGTGCCCCGCTGTACACAGAAAGGGAATGTCCGACCAAATGGTGAAAAGGCGTGCGGTAACTTTATTGCTGTGAACGGATATTTGAGTGCGCGCGTGGTACGAGAGACGGTCAGTCCCGGCCACGCTTGTCTCTTCGTTGCGAAGTATGATGCCGAAAACGAATTATTAAGCGATCCGCGTCGAGAACGTGCGCCAGCCAATATCGCCTGCCGCTAACatgcctttttttttgcgtcgtGCCACACAGtgaatcattttacacctttatttgctcaaacaaggtGTACTCtgataaaaacacccttttctattccacaaagagtgcCAAAAATTGCATTAGTAagggtgtaatatcgacatacaccacgttttatccaatgtggatcattaagggtgtaaagtggggtgttgaaacaggtgttttccgtcgaatgcaccttttttacactcatttgaattgggagtatggtgttaaaaattgtgttttatttcgtgagagaaaaattatgctggtttcacagctccgctcagcaggtaatcacattatagacgataacctgagttaaaaacacagtatttgacacgGAGGtatgttagaaatttagcttatatctttgactcgttgcatgCGTGAGTGTTAATTacaaaaacacattcccgccaccgCTACAAACGTTTCctgccccaccacatgtaacgaacgtgccccaacgaATTGTacttcagtatatgatccatccgacacgccaatataggctactgagggtgccctaGGTCTCTTTATGCCTCTGCACTCAGGTTGCTCCCACcgtgttaccaagctaacgaggcgtgcctgcgacgcattgcgctccggtttaggttctacgatggaaccacggctggaagtctaccgtgttcgcggtgctacttgccatagaagcaagaacgtcgaactgcatgtctcggccagtggtgtcggtatgctgccgcggaagctcctattacactattggcgagggaatatttgcgaacaaataattccatcataaaaggtgttttcaatagaatactcccattttaagggtgtttttggtTTTATacacccattataacagtgttttactaggaatacacttaactaaagggtgtattagaaaacacccatcatttgagtgtaaaggcaacaccaaaaaggtgtgcgtcatgggacaagccatttacaccaaaaaagtctaaaaaagtttactgtgcacGTGCTGTACAGGCAGGAAACTGCAGGAACCACAGTATGACTCCATTTGCGGGAGATGTCCGTGGAAAACGCTAACGACTACTTGTTGCGTTCACTCAAATCTAGTCGGTAGTAACCCTAGGCCGCATTTATGCATTTCACGGGTTCAAGGGTTTTAAAATTTGTTACATCTTGAAAGCCTTGGGAGTACAGCTCTATAGGCTAGCTAAACACCTAAATGAATAAAGGCCAGGCCGCACGGtgcgtttttcttgcgtaaaagctgaGTTTCCACGCCCGGCGCGAAATTTTCTATGTCGCAGctgcacagtaaatcattttacacctttattcgctcaaaacaggtgtattgttataaaaacaccattttctatccCGCTGATTGAAACAAAAGGTGTAAAAAGAGCATCATTAAAGGTGTAACATCGACGTACACCACATTTTATGTCATGTCTCGATCATTAAgagtgtaaaaagaggtgttgaaaaaggtgtttacgttctatacaccctttttacaccccatttgatctgggaatatggtgttgaaaatggtgttttaagtCGTGAATGAAAAATTATATGGATTTGACAGTTCCTCACATTagagaaacaagggaaagggtgcaggctagctggtatagatccatgaagaagaccgagagacacggacacagaagacgacacacgtaggttctcagacacagcaataaaatttattagttcatctcaacttaaaagctaaaaatcttcgaaggggtgcgagagggataaaagacgcattgctaactacgtttcccctggtggcaatctccaaggattcccgaaacaaccttccttggagattgccaccacgggaaacgtagttagcaatgcgtcttttatccctctcgcaccccttcgaagatttttagcttttaagttgagatgaactaataaattttattgctgtgtctgaaaacctacgtgtgtcgtcttctgtgtccgtgtctctcggtcttcttcatggatcctcacattaggtaatcacattatagacgataacttAAGTTAAAAACAATATTTGGCAGGGAAGGATGTCAGGAAGTTGgctgatatctttgactcgttgcaggcgtacgtgttaattgcaattcccacacattcccgccaccgttACAGACGACTTCTGCCACACTACGCTTAACGAACGTACCCCATCAACAaactgtatttcagtatatgatcaatctggtacgccaatataggctaccgaGGGTGCCCGGACTCATTGCTGGTATGGTTTGAAGATCGCAGCATCGGaacgccgctcatttcacgagcacggacagcgttacgatgctgcgatcttcaCCACCCTTACGCTTGACCCACAgtgttgcttctttttttttttcattttgctcGCTTGCtcgctcgctcactcactcacagtgttgctaggacCATGATGGGTGCATGTGGCTGGAACTGTGCCGTGTCCAGGGCGGGTGTTGCCgtacaagcaaaaacgtcggactgcatggctcagcatgctgccgcgggagcttcACCCTAAggggtgttttcaatagaatactccccttcTAAGGGTGTTCTTGTTTTAACACCAACTTTAAGAGTGTTTTATGATGAATACACCTAATTAAAGGGTGTTTCAGAAAACACCTACATTTCGTGGTGTAAAAATAGgagtgcgccatgggacaagcatGTGCTTAAAAAAGTTGTACAATGATTTACTGCGTGGTCTTAGCGCGTGATTCACTGCATCAGAGCAAGTTCGATATTTGAAGCTTTTTACCAAATACAAATCCATTACAAAGGAACGCACACACAAACAACCATTTCAGAACGGAACTGGAAGGAGAGGATAATGTTGTCAACACATCGTAAAGCACATACACGAAAGCCGCTGTGCACACAGCAGCGGGATTGGCGCCCCATGCGGTTTGACAGGCGTATCTTTTCACAGTGCGTGAACATACAGAGTTTTACGCAGCGCGATATTCACAGAAACACTCACCATGCGGGCTGGTCTTTAGGCGTAGTCGGGTGAGCGCGTAATCTTCACCGACAGCGTTAATATTTTGCGTGCTATTGAAACCTGTAAGCGATTATTGATGATATGATACGATTTGATTCATAAAACAATCCGGCGGCTCACGTGCTGAGGTAGTTCCCTTAACATGCCCTTACCGGTTCACTGTATTTTCtgccctctcttttttttacattttattaaacatatccctcccctCCTTTCTACGTTAGGATTTCCATGTTGGACACTTCTTCTACCGTGCGCCAGTTGTCGGAAAAGACATGTGCTGATCATCATGGAAGCAGTgcagaatatttttattaatatattCCATAAGTCTTGTTGTCTTCTCTTCCTGCTAGATGTCAAAAGAATGTGTCGCGGTACCAGCGAACCATAGCCAGAGCGACCTTCATGTCACTCGGGAAGAGTTTCCCTTCCCGAAGACAGCGCTGTAGAATGAGAACACAAGAAGCGATGTCAGCAGTACTCTCACAGCGTGCGTTGGAATATTCATGTCATGACGTTTGAGAGTTCATTCGTCATCAACTCCAGCGACTCGCACCGGGAGGAGACTCGCTGAAATTCTACTCTCGAGCACGTCTAGCGTTGGATGCTTGaatcttatggcgaattcgggtggttaTTTCgtgcatgagagaactgatgttcggaggctggaacaacacagaaggacaaatacatacaaagcctcaaattgcctaagaaattaacgatgaaagatgaaagtcactgaaaaggttagccacctgtaggactcgaacccacatcttctggattgtcggtccagggctctaccaattgagctaagctaacacacctccccagcgacttccaagggtgcgtcaactgaagggacaaaccaaccactctctcactcatccccctttcactcttacatttttctcactcatacacgtATGTGTCGTTTGTCCCTTCAGTTGacacacccttggaagtcgctggggaggtgtgttagcttagctaaatttggtagagccctggaccggcaatccagaaaatgtgagttcgagccctacagctgggtaaccttttcagtgacttccattttTCATCGGttatttcatggcaacacggcccagcgctcggaaattgctaggtcggagGCCGAGCTGAATCACGTAACCGTtgtcacccgaacatgagtgctaggaatctagcggttttagttacttggatcacgcgaggggcatcgcggtcgcagCGCtacccttccgatttgttttggtttcagtcccCTACTACAGGTACCCTAAAGACAGGAACCAATGGAAAGTGTGAATACCTCTT includes these proteins:
- the LOC135379138 gene encoding uncharacterized protein LOC135379138, which translates into the protein MSVDHQAHPSPPSNPSLSAVAVKLPQFFDRNPAAWFIQAEAQFHLAGVTSQLTKFYHVTSALTPPAADEVYDVLANSSPTTPYDQLKQALLQRTTSSSRSRLQQLLSAEELGDRRPTQLLRRMRQLFGDNSATLDDVLLRELFLQRRPQNVQMVLATAANMSLDQLATLADAVVEVATPSIAATAAPQHPVLPTPSAAASPSGSPQLEELCREFRALASLIAASHAPPQQTRQPYRRRRFSRSPRRYSPSRSNSRDRDGSPATTICWYHRKFGAEARHCLLPCSWQQGNPPAGH